A stretch of the Buchananella sp. 14KM1171 genome encodes the following:
- the efeU gene encoding iron uptake transporter permease EfeU has protein sequence MLFYANFLIALREGVEAALIVGVVIAYLVKVDRRELIGKVWLGVAIAAAIPLAMGAYMTWGPYTLSFTAQEVIGGTLSLVAVAMVTWMILWMGKNSRKFAAELQTKTAAALESGSRWGVVWIALIAVAREGIETAVFVWATVKSSTETSVASPALGVVAGLAVSAVIGWLVYTGAARINLKVFFRVTGLLLIFVAAGIVSYGLGDLQEANVISGWGVPAYDFSAYVNGSVFSWLDSRSWWWVLLEAMFNLNAAPTHLQVIGYLSYLAIVLPIFLVGSGMVTRRAAKDSSKSDAALPAAPTAGPAAPGATSKTSADATSNGAAEDGAPSGNATGAANQTLSAPLTPSTTPAEPAGSHASNAAPAADSA, from the coding sequence GTGCTATTTTACGCGAACTTCCTGATCGCACTGCGTGAAGGAGTGGAGGCCGCCCTCATCGTTGGCGTGGTTATCGCCTACCTAGTGAAGGTCGATCGACGCGAGCTGATCGGCAAGGTCTGGCTGGGTGTGGCCATCGCCGCCGCCATCCCGCTCGCCATGGGTGCCTACATGACCTGGGGCCCCTACACGCTGTCCTTCACCGCGCAGGAGGTGATCGGCGGGACGCTCTCGCTGGTCGCCGTCGCGATGGTGACCTGGATGATCCTGTGGATGGGCAAGAACTCCCGCAAGTTCGCCGCAGAGTTGCAGACCAAGACGGCCGCGGCCCTGGAGTCCGGTTCCCGCTGGGGAGTGGTCTGGATCGCGCTGATCGCGGTGGCCCGCGAGGGTATCGAGACCGCGGTGTTCGTGTGGGCCACGGTGAAGTCCAGCACGGAGACCTCCGTGGCCTCCCCGGCCCTGGGTGTGGTTGCCGGCCTGGCGGTGTCAGCGGTGATCGGCTGGCTGGTCTACACGGGCGCGGCGCGGATCAACCTGAAGGTTTTCTTCCGCGTCACCGGCCTGCTGCTGATCTTCGTGGCCGCCGGCATCGTCTCTTACGGCCTGGGCGACCTGCAGGAAGCCAACGTCATCTCCGGCTGGGGAGTGCCGGCCTACGACTTCTCCGCCTACGTCAACGGCTCCGTGTTCTCCTGGCTGGATTCGCGCTCCTGGTGGTGGGTGCTGCTGGAGGCCATGTTCAACCTGAACGCCGCCCCCACCCACCTGCAGGTGATTGGTTACCTGAGCTACCTGGCGATCGTGCTGCCCATCTTCCTGGTGGGCTCCGGCATGGTCACCCGCCGCGCCGCGAAGGATTCCTCCAAGTCCGACGCTGCCCTGCCCGCCGCCCCCACGGCCGGCCCCGCTGCCCCCGGCGCCACCTCCAAGACTTCCGCCGACGCCACCTCCAACGGCGCGGCCGAAGACGGCGCCCCTTCCGGCAACGCCACCGGCGCTGCCAACCAGACCCTGTCCGCCCCTCTTACCCCCTCCACGACCCCCGCCGAGCCGGCCGGCAGCCACGCCTCCAACGCTGCGCCCGCCGCAGATTCGGCCTGA
- a CDS encoding twin-arginine translocase TatA/TatE family subunit: protein MRPSHVILLIVIVLIVFGAPRLPEVARNLGKSARILKEEVRELSKDDAAPAASAPATGTPAPAAPVAAQPSPGGPGEPVPGSSPAGLAEPAAPASPHAAPPTAPPPSAPATGTTLPQ, encoded by the coding sequence TTGCGACCCTCACACGTAATTCTCCTGATCGTCATCGTCCTGATCGTCTTCGGCGCGCCCCGCCTGCCGGAGGTGGCCCGCAACCTGGGCAAATCCGCGCGAATCCTGAAGGAAGAGGTGCGCGAGCTCTCCAAGGACGATGCCGCTCCCGCCGCCAGTGCGCCGGCCACCGGGACGCCGGCTCCCGCCGCGCCGGTGGCAGCTCAGCCCTCCCCCGGCGGTCCCGGCGAGCCGGTCCCCGGTTCCTCGCCTGCCGGCCTGGCAGAGCCCGCCGCCCCGGCCTCCCCTCACGCGGCACCCCCCACGGCCCCGCCGCCCTCGGCTCCCGCCACCGGGACGACGCTGCCCCAGTAG
- the tatC gene encoding twin-arginine translocase subunit TatC — protein MASTAAPAATPPAAPKRAAGGDDAQLLSLTAHLLELRKRLLLAALGLLAAAVGGWFLFPPATRWLFSFVTDAMPEAGLNFRTVLAPFTVRLSFSLWAGLILSSPWWLAQGWLFLAPALRKREKKVAAAIVVPSAALFLAGVAAALWFLPRAVGILLTQVPEGARALLDADSYLRFVSILTLVIGISFLFPVAVVSAHALGLVTVRRLVGAWRWAVLAAYTFAAITNPLPDLWSMILQGAALIALYYAAVGVCALREWRPIRRWRQRTRRGTQRKTPS, from the coding sequence GTGGCAAGCACCGCCGCCCCTGCCGCCACGCCCCCTGCCGCCCCGAAGCGGGCCGCCGGGGGCGATGACGCGCAGCTACTCAGCCTGACGGCCCACCTCCTGGAGTTGCGCAAGCGCCTGCTCCTGGCCGCGCTCGGGCTGCTGGCCGCCGCCGTGGGCGGCTGGTTCCTTTTCCCCCCGGCCACCAGGTGGCTCTTCTCATTCGTCACCGACGCCATGCCGGAGGCCGGCCTTAACTTCCGCACCGTGCTGGCCCCGTTCACGGTGCGCCTGAGCTTTTCGCTCTGGGCCGGCCTGATCCTCTCCAGCCCGTGGTGGCTGGCCCAGGGCTGGCTGTTCCTGGCCCCCGCGTTGCGCAAGCGGGAGAAGAAGGTGGCGGCGGCGATCGTGGTTCCGTCGGCCGCGCTCTTCCTGGCAGGGGTCGCGGCCGCGCTCTGGTTCCTGCCCCGCGCGGTGGGCATCCTGCTCACCCAGGTGCCCGAGGGCGCCCGCGCCCTGCTGGACGCCGACAGCTACCTGCGCTTCGTCTCCATCCTCACCTTGGTGATCGGCATTTCCTTCCTGTTCCCCGTCGCGGTGGTGAGCGCGCACGCGCTCGGTCTGGTCACGGTACGGCGCCTGGTGGGGGCGTGGCGGTGGGCGGTGCTGGCGGCCTACACCTTCGCTGCCATCACCAACCCGCTCCCGGACCTGTGGTCGATGATCCTGCAGGGAGCCGCCCTCATCGCCCTGTACTACGCGGCCGTGGGGGTGTGTGCGCTGCGCGAGTGGCGCCCGATTCGACGCTGGCGTCAGCGCACCAGGCGGGGCACGCAGCGCAAGACTCCCAGCTAG
- a CDS encoding twin-arginine translocase TatA/TatE family subunit, with protein sequence MEFLGVSGTEFAFLALVALVIFGPTGMPKVARAVLRGWGKVAAVRAQLASAAASLQQQAALDPLVAQLRAEAAQARAELERVTALGAGAAGGGAASTGGAATASGGAGRGGAYAREIETLVAPVQEVARSVAADLGKLPD encoded by the coding sequence GTGGAATTCCTGGGTGTCTCTGGCACGGAGTTTGCGTTCCTGGCGCTGGTGGCACTGGTGATCTTCGGGCCCACGGGGATGCCCAAGGTGGCCCGCGCGGTGTTGCGCGGCTGGGGAAAGGTGGCCGCGGTGCGGGCCCAGCTGGCCTCGGCGGCGGCCTCCCTGCAGCAGCAGGCGGCGCTCGACCCGCTGGTGGCCCAGCTGCGGGCGGAGGCCGCCCAGGCCCGGGCGGAACTGGAGCGCGTGACGGCGCTTGGCGCCGGCGCAGCCGGCGGGGGAGCGGCAAGCACCGGTGGGGCAGCCACGGCGAGCGGCGGGGCCGGCAGGGGCGGGGCTTACGCGCGGGAGATCGAAACGCTGGTGGCACCGGTGCAGGAGGTCGCGCGCAGCGTGGCCGCCGACCTGGGCAAGCTCCCCGACTAG
- a CDS encoding chorismate mutase has translation MAGLVEPQGEHAEQGGAGAIPAELAEARRAIDNIDAALIHILAERFRYTQRVGYIKATAGLPPSDPAREAVQVERLRRLATEAGLDPVFAAKFLAFVVAEVIHHHERIREEHAASGEAGDDVAAPTGSTETDGTER, from the coding sequence GTGGCTGGTTTGGTTGAACCACAGGGCGAGCACGCCGAGCAGGGCGGTGCCGGCGCTATCCCCGCCGAGCTGGCGGAGGCCAGGCGCGCGATCGACAACATCGACGCCGCGCTGATCCACATCCTGGCCGAGCGCTTCCGCTACACGCAGCGCGTGGGTTACATCAAGGCGACGGCGGGCCTGCCGCCGTCCGACCCGGCGCGGGAGGCCGTGCAGGTGGAGCGGCTGCGCAGGCTGGCCACGGAGGCGGGGCTGGACCCGGTGTTCGCGGCGAAGTTCCTGGCCTTCGTGGTTGCCGAGGTGATCCACCACCACGAGCGCATCCGCGAGGAGCACGCCGCGAGCGGCGAGGCCGGGGACGACGTTGCCGCGCCTACGGGCAGCACAGAAACCGACGGGACTGAGCGGTAG
- the clpX gene encoding ATP-dependent Clp protease ATP-binding subunit ClpX produces the protein MARTPEGVDLLKCSFCGKSQKQVVKLIAGPSVYICDECIELCNEIMEEERAAKAGPEEIDLPKPREIFEILQAHVIGQESAKRALAIAVYNHYKRVKVRETMGVGGSEVEIAKSNILLLGPTGTGKTHLARSLARLLDVPFVIVDATALTEAGYVGEDVENILVKLIQAADGDVERAQRGIIYVDEIDKISRKSENPSITRDVSGEGVQQALLKIIEGTVASVPPTGGRKHPHQEFMQIDTSDILFIAAGAFAGLDEIVKHRLGHRSTGFGSDLKSKEEMGDLFAQVTPEDLHKFGLIPEFIGRLPVLATVAELDTNDLVRVLTEPKNALVEQYKYMFSIDGVELTFDDDAIRAIAERAQELGTGARGLASIMEKTLAGAMFDVPSFPDVTKVVITREVVEGGAQPLLVREGEARRA, from the coding sequence ATGGCGCGCACCCCAGAGGGCGTGGATCTGCTCAAGTGCTCGTTTTGTGGCAAGAGCCAGAAGCAGGTCGTGAAGCTGATTGCTGGCCCCTCTGTTTACATCTGCGACGAGTGCATCGAGCTGTGCAACGAGATCATGGAAGAGGAGCGCGCCGCCAAGGCCGGGCCGGAGGAGATCGACCTGCCCAAGCCGCGCGAGATCTTTGAGATCCTGCAGGCGCACGTGATCGGGCAGGAGTCTGCCAAGCGGGCGCTGGCGATCGCGGTCTACAACCACTACAAGCGCGTCAAGGTGCGCGAGACGATGGGCGTGGGCGGCTCCGAGGTGGAGATCGCCAAGTCCAACATCCTGTTGCTTGGCCCCACCGGCACGGGCAAGACCCACCTGGCGCGCTCGCTGGCGCGGCTGCTGGACGTGCCCTTCGTGATCGTGGACGCCACCGCGCTGACCGAGGCCGGCTACGTGGGCGAGGACGTGGAAAACATCCTGGTCAAGCTGATCCAGGCGGCCGACGGGGACGTGGAGCGCGCCCAGCGCGGCATCATCTACGTGGACGAGATCGACAAGATCTCCCGTAAGAGCGAAAACCCCTCCATCACGCGCGACGTCTCCGGTGAGGGCGTGCAGCAGGCGCTGCTGAAGATCATCGAGGGCACGGTGGCCTCCGTACCGCCCACGGGTGGGCGCAAGCACCCCCACCAGGAGTTCATGCAGATCGACACCAGCGACATCCTGTTCATCGCGGCCGGCGCGTTCGCGGGACTGGACGAGATCGTCAAGCACCGCCTGGGTCACCGCTCCACCGGATTCGGTTCCGACCTGAAAAGCAAGGAGGAGATGGGCGACCTCTTTGCGCAGGTCACCCCGGAGGACCTGCACAAGTTCGGCCTGATCCCCGAGTTCATCGGGCGCCTGCCGGTGCTGGCCACCGTGGCGGAGCTGGACACCAACGACCTGGTGCGCGTGCTGACCGAACCCAAGAACGCCCTGGTGGAGCAGTACAAGTACATGTTCTCCATCGACGGGGTGGAGCTGACGTTCGACGATGACGCCATCCGCGCGATCGCGGAGAGGGCGCAGGAGCTGGGCACGGGCGCGCGCGGCCTGGCGTCCATCATGGAAAAGACCCTGGCGGGCGCGATGTTCGATGTGCCAAGCTTCCCTGACGTGACCAAGGTGGTCATCACCCGCGAGGTCGTTGAGGGCGGCGCGCAGCCGCTGCTGGTGCGCGAGGGCGAGGCCCGCCGCGCCTGA
- a CDS encoding ATP-dependent Clp protease proteolytic subunit: MTTPFMGLAGAQAAGIALPPRSRYVVPQFEERTAYGHKRQDPYAKLFEDRIIFLGVQVDDTSADDVMAQLLVLESMDPDGLITMYINSPGGSFTALTAIYDTMQYIKPQIQTVCLGQAASAAAVLLAAGSPGKRLALPNARVMIHQPSMEGGGYAQASDIEIQANEVLRMREWLEETIAAHTGQDVERVRQDIERDKILTAEQAREYGLVDQVLTSRKSPTRVN, encoded by the coding sequence ATGACCACTCCGTTCATGGGTCTGGCCGGCGCGCAGGCCGCCGGGATTGCTCTGCCCCCGCGTTCCCGCTACGTGGTGCCCCAGTTCGAGGAGCGCACCGCCTACGGGCACAAGCGCCAGGACCCCTACGCCAAGCTGTTCGAGGACCGCATCATCTTCCTGGGCGTCCAGGTGGACGACACCAGCGCCGACGACGTCATGGCCCAGCTGCTCGTGCTGGAGTCCATGGACCCCGACGGCCTGATCACCATGTACATCAACTCCCCGGGCGGCTCCTTCACGGCGCTGACCGCGATCTACGACACGATGCAGTACATCAAGCCGCAGATCCAGACCGTGTGCCTGGGCCAGGCCGCCTCCGCCGCCGCCGTGCTGCTGGCCGCCGGTTCGCCCGGTAAGCGCCTGGCGCTGCCCAACGCGCGCGTGATGATCCACCAGCCCTCCATGGAGGGCGGCGGCTACGCGCAGGCCTCCGACATCGAGATCCAGGCCAACGAGGTGCTGCGCATGCGCGAGTGGCTGGAGGAGACCATCGCCGCCCACACCGGGCAGGACGTGGAGCGCGTGCGCCAGGACATCGAGCGCGACAAGATCCTCACCGCCGAGCAGGCGCGCGAGTACGGCCTGGTGGACCAGGTGCTGACCTCCCGCAAGTCCCCGACGCGGGTGAACTGA
- a CDS encoding ATP-dependent Clp protease proteolytic subunit, whose product MPVAEARTGGLALNDHIYNRLLKERIIWLGSEVRDENANAICAQMLLLAAEDPTRDIYLYINSPGGSITAGMAIYDTMQYVTPDVATVATGMAASMGQFLLSSGAPGKRFATPHARVMMHQPSGGIGGTATDIRINAQLILHMKRVLAELTAAQTGKTVEQINSDADRDRWFTAQEALEYGFIDHVVSSSAAVQSAGQQH is encoded by the coding sequence ATGCCCGTGGCAGAAGCCCGGACCGGGGGCCTGGCCCTGAACGACCACATCTACAACCGCCTGCTCAAGGAGCGCATCATCTGGCTCGGCTCCGAGGTGCGCGACGAGAACGCCAACGCCATCTGCGCCCAGATGCTGCTGCTGGCGGCGGAGGACCCCACGCGGGACATCTACCTGTACATCAACTCCCCGGGCGGCTCCATCACCGCCGGCATGGCCATCTACGACACCATGCAGTACGTCACCCCGGACGTGGCCACCGTCGCCACCGGCATGGCGGCCTCCATGGGCCAATTCCTGCTCTCCTCCGGCGCGCCCGGCAAGCGCTTTGCCACCCCGCACGCCCGCGTCATGATGCACCAGCCCTCCGGCGGCATCGGCGGCACCGCCACCGACATCCGCATCAACGCCCAGCTGATCCTCCACATGAAGCGCGTCCTGGCCGAGCTCACCGCCGCCCAGACCGGCAAGACCGTGGAGCAGATCAACTCCGACGCCGACCGCGACCGCTGGTTCACCGCCCAGGAGGCGCTGGAGTACGGCTTCATCGACCACGTGGTTTCCTCCTCTGCCGCCGTGCAGAGCGCGGGCCAGCAGCACTGA
- the tig gene encoding trigger factor → MKSEIEKLSSTRVKLTVTVPEAELAPHLKAAYAEISSQISVPGFRKGKVPTRIVDQRVGRGYVIQEAVNAALPEAYDAAVVENELFPMSRPEVEVTSVPGVEDSTDLVFTAELDVRPEIELPELGDIEVTVDAVKVDDEAVENELTELRKRFGSLKPVKRKAKKGDFVEIDLKAVIDGETIDEVAGTSYEIGSGALLEGLDKAVTGIKAEESVTFTTKLAGGEHAGEEAEVTVTAQSVKQRDLPEADDDFAQLASEFDTIAELRENLAEVAKERAASLQAISARDKLIETLVERVEFDLPAAPVEEELARVLEREGKADDKKRAKEARKDIESALRVQILLDVLAEKRDVQVEQGELIEFLLQTAQTYRVDPREFISGADRAGQIPAFASEVRRNKAIALSLRDVKVKDSEGGDVDLTKFVGSDEADAQAQVEALAAQAAAMVENGEDGGVDAEIERLAAQAAADIEAGDVADAEAEQA, encoded by the coding sequence GTGAAGTCCGAAATCGAGAAGCTCTCTTCCACGCGCGTCAAGCTGACGGTGACCGTTCCGGAGGCCGAGCTGGCCCCGCACCTGAAGGCCGCCTACGCGGAGATCAGCTCCCAGATCTCGGTGCCCGGCTTCCGCAAGGGCAAGGTGCCCACCCGCATCGTGGACCAGCGCGTGGGCCGCGGCTACGTGATCCAGGAGGCCGTCAACGCCGCCCTGCCGGAGGCCTACGACGCCGCCGTGGTGGAGAACGAGCTCTTCCCGATGTCCCGCCCCGAGGTTGAGGTCACCTCCGTCCCCGGCGTCGAGGACAGCACCGACCTGGTGTTCACCGCCGAGCTGGACGTGCGCCCCGAGATCGAGCTGCCCGAGCTGGGCGACATCGAGGTCACCGTCGACGCCGTCAAGGTGGACGACGAGGCCGTGGAGAACGAGCTCACCGAGCTGCGCAAGCGCTTCGGCTCCCTCAAGCCCGTCAAGCGCAAGGCCAAGAAGGGCGACTTCGTTGAGATCGACCTGAAGGCCGTGATCGACGGTGAGACCATCGACGAGGTTGCCGGCACCTCCTACGAGATCGGCTCCGGCGCCCTGCTGGAGGGCCTGGACAAGGCCGTCACCGGCATCAAGGCCGAGGAGTCCGTCACCTTCACCACCAAGCTGGCCGGTGGCGAGCACGCTGGTGAGGAGGCAGAGGTCACCGTCACCGCCCAGAGCGTCAAGCAGCGCGACCTGCCGGAGGCCGACGACGACTTCGCCCAGCTGGCCTCCGAGTTCGACACCATCGCCGAGCTGCGCGAGAACCTGGCCGAGGTCGCCAAGGAGCGCGCCGCCTCCCTGCAGGCCATCTCCGCCCGCGACAAGCTGATCGAGACCCTGGTGGAGCGCGTCGAGTTCGACCTGCCGGCCGCCCCGGTCGAGGAGGAGCTGGCCCGCGTGCTGGAGCGCGAGGGCAAGGCCGACGACAAGAAGCGCGCCAAGGAGGCCCGCAAGGACATCGAGTCCGCCCTGCGTGTGCAGATCCTGCTGGACGTGCTGGCTGAGAAGCGCGACGTCCAGGTGGAGCAGGGCGAGCTGATCGAGTTCCTGCTGCAGACCGCCCAGACCTACCGCGTCGACCCGCGCGAGTTCATCTCCGGTGCCGACCGCGCCGGCCAGATCCCGGCCTTCGCCTCCGAGGTGCGCCGCAACAAGGCCATCGCCCTGTCCCTGCGCGACGTCAAGGTGAAGGACTCCGAGGGTGGCGACGTTGACCTGACCAAGTTCGTTGGCTCCGACGAGGCCGACGCCCAGGCCCAGGTCGAGGCCCTGGCCGCCCAGGCCGCCGCCATGGTGGAGAACGGCGAGGACGGCGGCGTTGACGCCGAGATCGAGCGCCTGGCCGCCCAGGCCGCTGCGGACATCGAGGCCGGCGACGTCGCGGACGCCGAGGCCGAGCAAGCCTGA
- a CDS encoding glycosyltransferase → MGSYGDMLPYLAIAKEAVARGHEVVVYGFPKFQEWAQSTGARYVPLSSDEVYDSVVREVQKTNPLQSLKVALERQVEGVGPFVEAMRADVVPGDTMALGGLFMPAHRVLAEITDTLDVTLHLAAASIGSFAQPPRYATQLDLGRKLIRSRRVNRLIWRGADRMFFKRHFTHPLNQIRSSYGLAPIRGGVMAWHNQAHMMLGLFPEWFSHAPDWPSQLVQTSFVLNDEQGGKSLPAEVEEFLAAGPAPVVFTAGTPNMKARPFFAESVEACRRTGLRGILMCQYPELVPANLPENVITVRYAPYSVLMSRAAVFVHHGGIGTMAQALRAGVPQLIRPVGYDQFDNSESAVRLGVARELLPRFYHAEALAEELREMVDDAALRARCAEVAARVRTECATSATRSVELLEAANAAR, encoded by the coding sequence ATGGGTAGTTACGGCGACATGCTGCCTTATCTGGCGATCGCGAAGGAGGCGGTGGCGCGCGGCCACGAGGTGGTGGTCTACGGCTTTCCCAAGTTTCAGGAGTGGGCGCAGTCCACTGGCGCCCGCTACGTGCCGCTTTCTTCCGACGAGGTCTACGACTCGGTTGTGCGCGAGGTGCAAAAGACCAATCCGCTGCAGTCCTTGAAGGTGGCCCTGGAGCGCCAGGTGGAAGGCGTGGGCCCGTTCGTGGAGGCGATGCGGGCGGACGTGGTGCCCGGTGACACCATGGCCCTGGGTGGCCTGTTCATGCCGGCCCACCGGGTGCTGGCGGAGATCACGGACACGCTGGACGTGACGCTGCACCTGGCGGCGGCCTCCATCGGTTCCTTTGCGCAGCCGCCGCGCTACGCCACGCAGCTGGACCTGGGCCGCAAGCTGATCCGTTCCCGGCGGGTCAACCGACTGATCTGGCGGGGCGCGGACCGCATGTTCTTCAAGCGCCACTTCACTCACCCGTTGAACCAGATTCGCTCCTCCTACGGGCTGGCCCCGATTCGTGGAGGGGTGATGGCTTGGCACAACCAGGCTCACATGATGTTGGGTTTGTTCCCCGAGTGGTTCTCCCACGCCCCGGATTGGCCCTCGCAGCTGGTGCAGACCAGCTTCGTGCTGAACGACGAGCAGGGCGGCAAGTCCCTGCCCGCCGAGGTGGAGGAGTTCCTGGCGGCCGGGCCTGCGCCGGTGGTGTTCACGGCCGGCACGCCGAACATGAAGGCGCGCCCGTTCTTCGCGGAGTCGGTGGAGGCGTGCCGGCGCACGGGCCTGCGCGGCATCCTGATGTGCCAGTACCCGGAGCTGGTGCCGGCCAACCTGCCCGAGAACGTGATCACGGTGCGCTACGCCCCCTACTCGGTGCTGATGAGCCGGGCGGCGGTGTTTGTGCACCATGGCGGGATCGGCACGATGGCGCAGGCGTTGCGCGCGGGCGTGCCGCAGCTGATCCGCCCGGTGGGCTACGACCAGTTCGACAATTCCGAGTCCGCCGTCCGCCTGGGCGTGGCCCGCGAGTTGCTGCCGCGCTTCTACCACGCCGAGGCCCTTGCCGAGGAGCTGCGGGAGATGGTGGACGACGCTGCCCTGCGCGCCCGCTGCGCCGAGGTGGCCGCCCGGGTTCGCACCGAGTGCGCCACCTCTGCCACCCGGAGCGTGGAGCTGCTGGAGGCGGCCAACGCCGCGCGCTAG
- a CDS encoding response regulator — MSEPIRLLVADDQSMVRGAIATLLSLEADLEVVGQAGDGRQALAALAELAARSGRPGAPVDVVLMDVEMPGGDGITACAQIRQRYPGTRVLMLTTFGRPGYVQRSLDAGAAGFVVKDAPSEQLAEAVRRVHAGLRVIDPSLAVETLSRGTSPLTEREEEVLRAVAEGGTIADVAAQLGVGQGTVRNHVSAAMLKTHARTRAEAARIATEAGWL; from the coding sequence ATGAGTGAACCCATCCGCCTGCTGGTAGCGGACGACCAGTCCATGGTGCGCGGCGCCATCGCCACCCTGCTGAGCCTGGAAGCCGACCTGGAGGTGGTGGGCCAGGCCGGGGACGGGCGCCAGGCGCTCGCTGCGTTGGCGGAGCTGGCCGCCCGGTCCGGGCGGCCCGGGGCGCCGGTGGACGTGGTGCTCATGGACGTGGAGATGCCCGGCGGGGACGGGATCACCGCCTGCGCGCAGATCCGCCAGCGCTATCCCGGCACGCGCGTGCTCATGCTGACCACCTTCGGGCGGCCCGGCTACGTGCAGCGCTCCCTGGACGCCGGGGCCGCCGGGTTTGTGGTGAAGGACGCCCCCTCGGAGCAGCTGGCCGAGGCCGTGCGGCGGGTCCATGCCGGCCTGCGCGTGATCGACCCGAGCCTGGCCGTGGAGACCCTCTCGCGCGGCACCTCGCCCCTCACCGAGCGGGAGGAGGAGGTGCTGCGCGCGGTGGCCGAGGGCGGCACGATCGCGGACGTGGCCGCCCAGCTTGGGGTCGGCCAGGGCACCGTGCGCAACCACGTCAGCGCGGCCATGCTGAAGACGCACGCCCGCACCCGGGCCGAGGCCGCCCGCATCGCCACCGAGGCCGGCTGGCTCTAG
- a CDS encoding sensor histidine kinase, whose protein sequence is MKQAEAGARFWGVPLERWTALKWSSPSLLFMGFGFHAAFGYGLTTLEGAVYFAGMVAMLVTYVASWLINDPAPRTTAGWRAFLLTTALMALLQVGLAGWSASNGGAGMLFMLCYVAAQVALQSPRRWVWPGVLAVLVLAMAEYWLFPLETVFALMVIGVTLASCLFSRYAVEAEYRKELEAAQALEIAQERERNRMSADLHDILGHTLTGITIKADLAGRLLDAGRAEEARAHIDELTELSRTALTEIRQVVSANRVLLPEAELDSARRLIEGAGAQFEVTVEGMPAPGVDSTLVAHTIREAATNAVRHSVCSYVKVRVHPAGVTVVNDVAARLPLFRATGAADKSAGTGLSGLRARVGERGHLTWGQRDGQWKVELELNHE, encoded by the coding sequence GTGAAGCAAGCTGAGGCGGGTGCACGCTTCTGGGGCGTGCCGCTGGAGCGGTGGACGGCGCTGAAGTGGTCCTCGCCGTCCCTGCTCTTCATGGGCTTCGGCTTCCACGCCGCCTTCGGCTACGGCCTGACCACCCTGGAGGGCGCCGTCTACTTCGCGGGAATGGTGGCCATGCTGGTCACCTACGTGGCCTCCTGGCTCATCAACGACCCCGCCCCGCGCACCACCGCCGGCTGGCGCGCATTCCTGCTCACCACCGCGCTCATGGCGCTCTTGCAGGTGGGGCTGGCGGGGTGGTCGGCGAGCAACGGCGGCGCGGGCATGCTCTTCATGCTCTGCTACGTGGCCGCCCAGGTGGCTCTCCAGTCCCCGCGCCGCTGGGTGTGGCCCGGCGTGCTGGCCGTGCTGGTGCTAGCCATGGCCGAATACTGGCTCTTCCCGCTGGAGACGGTGTTCGCGCTCATGGTCATCGGCGTCACCCTGGCCTCCTGCCTGTTCTCCCGCTACGCCGTGGAGGCCGAATACCGCAAGGAACTCGAGGCCGCCCAGGCCCTGGAGATCGCCCAGGAGCGCGAGCGCAACCGCATGAGCGCCGACCTGCACGACATCCTGGGCCACACCCTCACCGGCATCACCATCAAGGCAGACCTGGCCGGGCGCCTCCTGGACGCCGGCCGCGCGGAGGAGGCCCGCGCCCACATCGACGAGCTCACCGAACTCTCCCGCACCGCCCTGACCGAAATCCGCCAGGTAGTCAGCGCCAACCGAGTGCTGCTGCCGGAGGCGGAACTCGACAGCGCCCGCCGGCTGATAGAGGGCGCCGGGGCGCAGTTCGAGGTCACCGTGGAGGGCATGCCCGCCCCGGGCGTCGACTCCACCCTGGTGGCCCACACGATCCGCGAGGCCGCCACCAACGCCGTGCGTCACTCCGTGTGCTCCTACGTCAAGGTCAGGGTGCACCCCGCCGGCGTTACCGTGGTGAACGACGTCGCCGCCCGCCTGCCCCTATTTCGGGCCACCGGCGCTGCAGACAAGAGCGCGGGCACCGGGCTGAGCGGGCTGCGCGCCCGCGTGGGGGAGCGCGGGCACCTCACCTGGGGGCAGCGCGACGGGCAATGGAAGGTAGAACTGGAGCTGAACCATGAGTGA